One window from the genome of Buchnera aphidicola (Macrosiphoniella sanborni) encodes:
- the ispG gene encoding flavodoxin-dependent (E)-4-hydroxy-3-methylbut-2-enyl-diphosphate synthase: MNKYNKINRRKSDRIYIGKVPIGNNAPIAVQSMTNTQTSNTLETIKQILALQKIGADIVRVSIPTLEAAESFKIIKKKINIPLIADIHFDYRLALKAIQYGADCLRINPGNIGNKKRISAVINCAKDANIPIRIGVNSGSLEKDILKKYKSPTAEALVESAIRHIEYFDNFNFNQFKVSVKSSDVFLAVDSYRMLSNKITQPLHIGITEAGGLRNGTVKSSIGISLLLLEGIGDTLRISLAADPIEEIKVAFDILQTLKIRRRGINFIACPTCSRQEFDVINVVNQLDKKLEDISIPLDISIIGCIVNGIGEAKTATLGLIGGYKKSALYTNGIRQKHQIKNENIIEEMEKKIRKKVNELNNLKKNHN, encoded by the coding sequence ATGAATAAATATAACAAGATTAATAGAAGAAAATCTGATCGAATTTATATCGGAAAAGTTCCTATTGGAAATAATGCACCTATTGCAGTACAATCTATGACTAATACCCAAACTTCAAATACTTTAGAAACAATAAAACAAATTTTAGCTTTACAAAAAATAGGAGCTGATATTGTTCGTGTTTCTATTCCAACTTTAGAAGCTGCTGAATCTTTTAAAATCATTAAAAAAAAAATTAACATTCCATTAATTGCAGATATTCATTTCGATTATAGATTAGCTTTGAAAGCTATACAATATGGAGCTGATTGTTTAAGAATCAATCCTGGTAATATTGGTAATAAAAAGAGAATATCAGCAGTTATTAACTGTGCAAAAGATGCGAATATTCCCATTCGCATTGGTGTGAATTCAGGATCATTAGAAAAAGATATATTAAAAAAATATAAAAGCCCCACTGCAGAAGCTTTAGTAGAATCAGCTATAAGGCATATTGAATATTTTGATAATTTTAATTTTAATCAATTTAAAGTTAGTGTGAAATCTTCTGATGTATTTTTAGCTGTTGATTCTTATCGAATGCTTAGTAATAAAATTACACAACCTTTACATATTGGTATCACAGAAGCTGGCGGATTAAGAAATGGAACTGTAAAATCTTCAATAGGTATATCGCTTTTATTATTAGAAGGTATAGGAGATACATTAAGAATTTCATTAGCAGCTGATCCGATTGAAGAAATAAAAGTGGCTTTTGATATTTTACAAACCTTAAAAATAAGAAGAAGAGGAATTAATTTTATTGCTTGTCCAACTTGTTCTAGACAAGAATTTGATGTAATTAATGTGGTAAATCAATTGGACAAAAAATTAGAAGATATTTCTATACCTTTAGATATTTCTATTATTGGTTGTATTGTTAATGGAATAGGAGAAGCAAAAACAGCAACATTAGGATTAATAGGGGGTTATAAAAAAAGTGCATTATATACAAATGGAATACGTCAAAAACATCAAATAAAAAATGAAAATATTATAGAAGAAATGGAAAAAAAAATTAGAAAAAAAGTAAACGAATTAAATAATTTAAAAAAAAATCATAATTAA
- the rlmN gene encoding 23S rRNA (adenine(2503)-C(2))-methyltransferase RlmN: protein MFESKINLLDLHRDNLRNFLFSLGAKSFVTEQIMQWIYHHSCTDFNKMFNISIKIRNQLYKKSIIFSSKFIEERISSDGTIKWITDINNQKIETVYIPEKKRSTLCVSSQIGCPLTCHFCATGQKNFQRNLKVSEIISQIWQANNILKKKNIANRITNIVFMGMGEPLLNLNNVVSALKIILDEYGFNLSKRRVTLSTSGIVPALEKLKNMIDVCLAISLHAPNDYIRNLIMPINKKYNIHSLLNAAKEYLKSSFANRGGITIEYVMLNKINDSNDNAEQLSDLLKNIPSKINLIPWNPFPGSSFLCSNIDRINTFANILRKKGFTVIIRKNRGQDINAACGQLTGKKINTIK, encoded by the coding sequence ATGTTTGAATCTAAAATTAACTTATTAGATTTACATCGTGATAACCTAAGAAATTTTCTTTTTTCATTAGGAGCTAAAAGTTTTGTTACAGAACAAATTATGCAGTGGATTTACCATCATTCTTGTACTGATTTTAATAAGATGTTTAATATTAGTATAAAAATAAGAAATCAATTATATAAAAAATCTATAATATTTTCATCAAAATTTATAGAAGAAAGAATTTCTTCTGATGGTACGATTAAATGGATTACTGATATTAATAATCAAAAAATAGAAACAGTTTATATACCAGAAAAAAAACGTTCTACTTTATGTGTATCTTCACAAATTGGATGTCCTTTAACATGTCATTTTTGTGCTACTGGACAAAAAAATTTTCAAAGAAATTTAAAAGTATCTGAGATTATTTCTCAAATTTGGCAAGCAAATAATATACTTAAAAAAAAAAATATTGCAAACCGTATTACTAATATAGTTTTTATGGGTATGGGTGAACCTTTATTAAATTTAAATAATGTTGTATCTGCACTAAAAATCATTCTAGATGAATATGGTTTTAATTTATCGAAACGTCGTGTTACTTTATCTACATCAGGTATTGTTCCGGCACTAGAAAAATTAAAAAATATGATTGATGTTTGTTTAGCAATTTCTTTGCATGCTCCAAATGATTATATAAGAAATCTGATTATGCCAATTAATAAAAAATATAATATTCATTCTCTTTTAAATGCAGCAAAAGAATATTTAAAATCTTCTTTTGCTAATAGAGGAGGAATTACAATAGAGTATGTCATGCTTAATAAAATTAATGATTCAAATGATAATGCTGAACAATTATCTGATTTATTAAAAAATATACCTAGTAAAATTAATTTAATTCCTTGGAATCCATTCCCTGGTTCATCTTTTTTATGTAGTAATATTGATAGAATTAATACATTTGCAAACATTTTAAGAAAAAAAGGATTTACTGTAATTATTAGAAAAAATAGAGGACAAGATATTAATGCTGCATGTGGTCAATTAACTGGAAAAAAAATAAATACTATTAAATAA
- the sohB gene encoding protease SohB — translation MNLLINYELFLSKIITWIIISAFILILFNTIKKNKIKNKLKITLLDNDYKKIKNNILLSKMTKSEKKIWQKKEKNRNNKKTYKNKTLYILDFKGDVYANQVIGLREEISAILSVAEKDDAVLVRLESSGGVIHGYGLAASQLNRLRQKGIYLIVSVDKIAASGGYMMACVANYIISAPFAIIGSIGVVGQIPNFNKLLKKYNIDVELHTAGDYKRTLTMFGNNTEENRNKFCEELNITHTLFKNFIKDMRPNLNIEDVSNGEHWFGTIALKKKLVDQIGTSDDILLSKMEKYNLLNIKYTYNTKISERLAKIFLNKVETFLLKIFFYKHY, via the coding sequence GTGAATTTACTTATAAATTATGAATTATTCTTATCTAAAATTATAACTTGGATCATAATTAGTGCTTTTATATTAATATTATTTAATACAATCAAAAAAAACAAAATCAAAAATAAATTAAAAATTACCTTACTAGATAATGATTATAAAAAAATAAAAAATAATATTTTATTATCTAAAATGACTAAATCTGAAAAAAAAATATGGCAAAAAAAAGAAAAAAATAGAAATAATAAAAAAACATATAAAAATAAAACATTATATATTTTAGATTTTAAAGGTGATGTGTATGCAAATCAAGTGATAGGATTACGAGAAGAGATATCTGCCATACTATCAGTAGCAGAAAAAGATGATGCAGTTTTAGTGCGTTTAGAAAGTTCAGGAGGAGTTATTCATGGATACGGATTAGCTGCTTCACAGTTAAATAGGTTACGTCAAAAAGGAATATATTTAATTGTATCCGTAGATAAAATTGCAGCAAGTGGTGGATATATGATGGCATGCGTTGCGAATTATATTATTTCAGCTCCATTTGCAATAATTGGTTCTATTGGTGTAGTAGGCCAAATACCTAATTTTAATAAATTACTAAAAAAATACAATATAGATGTTGAACTTCATACCGCAGGAGATTATAAACGTACTTTAACAATGTTTGGAAACAATACAGAAGAAAATCGAAATAAATTTTGTGAAGAATTAAATATTACACATACACTTTTTAAAAACTTTATTAAAGATATGAGACCTAATTTGAATATTGAAGATGTCTCTAATGGAGAACATTGGTTTGGAACCATTGCTTTAAAAAAAAAATTAGTAGATCAAATTGGTACGAGTGATGATATATTACTATCTAAAATGGAAAAATATAATTTATTAAATATTAAATATACTTACAATACAAAAATATCAGAACGTTTAGCTAAAATATTTTTGAATAAAGTAGAAACATTTTTATTGAAAATATTTTTTTATAAACATTATTAA
- a CDS encoding DMT family transporter: MSKILVIILFSLVAVTWGTTWIAMKIAIETIPPFFATGIRFLIAAPLLIIVAYYTKTPLLFPSGQRWFQCMIVIFYFSIPFTLMLYGGMYVSSSIASMIFSNMPVAVLAVSFLYFKQKLFLTQKIGIFISFITLSIILLIELKSQNFFQWKGMLALLFALFSHAIIYSECQKKYRNISVITFNALPSLLSGIFLSVISWYIENPQIENFSNKSILAIVYLGDFSGIFGILSYFYLQKKVSAFYASTVFIIFPIIAIFLEYYLYKNIILLYKVWFLLPLIIGILLTLIPFDYKKNKRSYK, from the coding sequence ATGAGTAAAATATTAGTTATAATATTATTTTCTTTAGTTGCTGTTACTTGGGGGACTACTTGGATTGCAATGAAAATCGCAATAGAAACTATTCCTCCATTTTTTGCTACTGGTATACGTTTTTTGATAGCAGCTCCTTTATTAATTATAGTGGCATATTATACAAAAACACCTCTTTTATTTCCATCTGGACAAAGATGGTTTCAGTGTATGATTGTTATTTTTTATTTTTCTATACCATTTACATTAATGTTATATGGAGGAATGTATGTCAGTTCTTCAATAGCTTCAATGATATTTTCAAATATGCCAGTAGCTGTATTGGCAGTATCATTTTTATACTTTAAACAAAAATTATTTTTAACTCAAAAAATAGGAATATTTATTTCTTTTATAACATTATCAATAATTTTACTGATAGAATTAAAATCACAAAATTTTTTTCAATGGAAGGGAATGTTAGCTTTACTTTTTGCATTATTCAGTCATGCTATAATTTATTCTGAATGTCAGAAAAAATATCGCAATATTTCTGTTATTACATTTAATGCTTTACCATCTTTATTATCTGGAATATTTTTATCAGTTATATCTTGGTATATAGAAAACCCTCAAATTGAAAATTTTTCTAATAAATCTATTTTAGCTATAGTTTATCTAGGAGATTTTTCTGGTATTTTTGGTATTCTATCTTATTTTTATCTGCAAAAAAAGGTTAGCGCATTTTATGCTTCTACTGTTTTTATCATTTTTCCAATAATTGCTATATTTTTAGAATATTATTTGTATAAAAATATAATTTTACTTTATAAAGTATGGTTTCTTTTACCATTAATTATAGGAATATTATTGACTTTAATTCCATTCGATTATAAAAAAAATAAAAGGTCTTATAAATGA
- a CDS encoding inositol monophosphatase family protein, with translation MRPMLNIAIRAVRQGGNFIIQNYDTRKFIKEDQEKKKIFIKNIIYHTNKIISNIIYKSYPHHIILKNNKDILLNQHEKNTIWLINELDGKKNFIKYFPHFCISIAIIIKNITEISVIYDPIKNDLFTAVKGQGSQLNGYRTRCSNINTLDSTTVAIHLPRKMPNHRLSYVQIYQQLILCGISLRCTGSVLLDLAYVAAGKIDGFLDFNLKPTCIIAGALQARESGCLISNFQRTSENNHDCFGNIISSPKFIRLITEKIKNY, from the coding sequence ATGCGTCCAATGTTAAATATTGCCATTCGTGCAGTACGACAAGGAGGAAACTTTATTATTCAAAATTATGATACACGTAAATTTATTAAAGAAGATCAAGAAAAAAAGAAAATTTTTATCAAAAATATTATATATCACACTAACAAAATAATCAGTAATATTATATATAAATCTTATCCTCATCACATTATTTTAAAAAATAATAAAGATATTTTATTAAATCAGCATGAAAAAAATACTATTTGGTTAATTAATGAATTAGATGGTAAAAAAAATTTTATTAAGTATTTTCCACATTTTTGTATATCTATTGCTATTATTATAAAAAATATCACCGAAATTTCGGTAATATATGATCCTATAAAAAATGATTTATTTACAGCTGTAAAAGGACAAGGTTCACAATTAAATGGTTATCGAACAAGATGCAGTAATATAAATACTTTAGATTCTACTACAGTTGCAATACATTTACCTAGAAAAATGCCTAATCACAGATTATCATATGTTCAAATATATCAACAACTAATTTTATGTGGAATTTCTTTGAGATGCACTGGTTCTGTTCTACTCGATTTAGCTTATGTGGCAGCAGGAAAAATAGATGGTTTTTTAGATTTTAATTTAAAACCAACATGTATTATAGCAGGTGCATTGCAAGCTCGAGAATCAGGTTGTTTAATTAGTAATTTTCAAAGAACAAGTGAAAATAATCATGATTGCTTTGGAAATATTATTAGTAGTCCAAAGTTTATTAGATTAATTACAGAAAAAATAAAAAACTATTAA
- the trpD gene encoding anthranilate phosphoribosyltransferase, whose amino-acid sequence MKNILNKIYNAKFLNQDESYQLFKLISSGNIKDVQLASILTAMQIRGESTDEIIGAIRAFLENMRYFPQPNYIFSDIVGTGGDSSNTMNISTASAFVAAACGFKIIKHCNKAISSTSGSSDLLSKFNINLNASLEKSIQTLDHWNICFLFAPKYHDGFKYSDHVRKTLKIKTIFNLLGPFLNPAKPPFSVIGVYNKKLINPVINILKILKYKRAIVLHSHHTDEVTLSDVTYVSELLDQEIYTYELTSKDFGLEQHPKNIFKIHSIEDNYEIFKKIMQGRGNRLDEELIAANVAMIFKIFGHNNLQENTQLALNKIRSGEVYKNIKNISDMLKEDKYARNNT is encoded by the coding sequence ATGAAAAATATTTTAAATAAAATTTATAATGCTAAATTTTTAAATCAAGATGAAAGCTATCAATTATTTAAATTAATTTCTTCTGGTAATATTAAAGATGTACAATTAGCTTCTATACTAACAGCTATGCAAATACGAGGTGAATCTACAGATGAAATTATAGGAGCAATACGTGCATTTTTAGAAAATATGCGATATTTTCCACAACCTAATTATATTTTTTCAGATATAGTTGGAACAGGTGGAGATTCAAGTAATACTATGAATATTTCAACGGCTAGTGCTTTTGTTGCAGCAGCATGTGGTTTCAAAATTATTAAACATTGTAATAAAGCTATTTCAAGTACATCAGGATCTTCTGATCTTTTAAGTAAATTTAATATTAATTTGAATGCATCTTTAGAAAAATCTATACAAACTTTAGATCATTGGAATATTTGTTTTTTATTTGCTCCTAAATATCATGATGGTTTTAAGTATTCTGATCATGTGAGAAAGACTTTAAAAATTAAAACTATTTTTAATTTATTAGGACCTTTTCTTAATCCAGCTAAACCTCCTTTTTCTGTTATTGGAGTTTATAATAAAAAATTAATTAATCCTGTGATTAATATATTAAAAATTTTAAAATATAAACGAGCTATAGTTTTACATAGTCATCATACTGATGAAGTTACTCTATCTGATGTTACATATGTTTCTGAACTATTAGATCAAGAAATATATACATATGAATTAACATCAAAAGATTTTGGCTTAGAACAACATCCTAAAAACATATTTAAAATTCATTCTATAGAAGACAATTATGAAATTTTCAAAAAAATTATGCAGGGTAGAGGCAATAGATTAGATGAAGAATTAATAGCTGCTAATGTTGCAATGATATTTAAAATATTTGGACATAATAATTTACAGGAAAATACTCAGTTAGCATTAAATAAAATTAGAAGTGGAGAAGTTTATAAAAATATTAAAAATATTTCTGATATGCTAAAAGAAGATAAATATGCAAGAAACAATACTTAA
- the hisS gene encoding histidine--tRNA ligase, which translates to MKKEIKSIRGMHDYLPQELIIWNYVETILKEVLTSYCYLEIRLPLLEKTAIFKRAIGDITDVIEKEMYSFNDRKGSSLTLRPEGTVSCVRAIIQNNLLKKKNNRFWYMGPMFRYERPQKGRYRQFHQLGAEVFGLDTEDIDLEMIMLINRLWKKIGIGSYVQLEINYIGSKQERFEYKKELVSFLKKYEHLLDEDCKRRLYTNPLRILDTKNHNVKKILKNAPLLSKYISSHSKNSFKNLCNMLDCYGIKYKYNPYLIRGLDYYNNTVFEWISTELGSQNTICAGGRYDSLVQDMGGKKTSAIGFAIGIERLILLIQLKKIFSKKLEEINIYIIFIEDNDKHHAIELSEEIRNVYPKLKVFINFFKQNLKKKIKNAINSLAKIIILINNQKIKKKIFIVKDVKKNTEYFLMKNELMIKIKDIFK; encoded by the coding sequence GTGAAAAAAGAAATAAAATCAATTCGGGGTATGCATGATTATCTACCTCAAGAATTAATAATATGGAATTATGTAGAAACAATATTAAAAGAAGTTCTCACTAGTTATTGTTATTTAGAAATTAGATTACCTTTATTAGAAAAAACTGCTATTTTTAAAAGAGCTATAGGGGATATTACTGATGTGATAGAAAAAGAAATGTACTCTTTTAATGATCGAAAAGGTAGTAGTTTAACTTTACGTCCAGAAGGTACAGTAAGTTGTGTTAGAGCTATAATACAAAATAATTTATTAAAGAAAAAAAATAATAGATTTTGGTATATGGGTCCAATGTTTCGCTATGAAAGACCTCAAAAAGGAAGATATCGTCAATTTCATCAATTAGGAGCAGAAGTATTTGGTTTAGATACTGAAGATATTGATTTAGAAATGATTATGTTAATTAATCGTTTATGGAAAAAAATTGGAATTGGTTCATATGTACAATTAGAAATTAATTATATTGGTTCTAAACAAGAACGTTTTGAATATAAAAAAGAATTAGTTTCTTTTTTAAAAAAATATGAACATCTATTAGATGAAGATTGCAAAAGAAGATTATATACTAATCCCTTACGAATTTTAGATACTAAAAATCACAATGTAAAAAAAATATTAAAAAATGCACCATTATTAAGTAAATATATTAGTTCTCATTCTAAAAATTCTTTTAAAAATTTATGTAATATGCTGGATTGTTATGGTATTAAATATAAATATAATCCCTATTTAATTAGAGGATTAGATTATTATAATAATACAGTATTTGAATGGATAAGCACAGAACTAGGATCGCAAAATACTATTTGTGCGGGAGGTAGATACGATTCTTTAGTACAAGATATGGGAGGAAAAAAAACTTCTGCTATAGGATTTGCAATTGGAATCGAACGTTTAATTTTGCTTATTCAACTAAAAAAAATTTTTTCTAAAAAATTAGAAGAAATTAATATTTACATTATTTTTATAGAAGATAATGATAAACATCATGCAATAGAATTATCTGAAGAAATAAGAAATGTCTATCCAAAATTAAAAGTCTTTATTAATTTTTTTAAACAAAATTTAAAAAAAAAAATAAAAAATGCTATTAATTCTTTAGCAAAAATTATTATTTTAATAAATAATCAAAAAATTAAAAAAAAAATTTTTATAGTGAAAGATGTAAAAAAAAATACAGAATATTTTCTTATGAAAAATGAGTTAATGATAAAAATCAAAGATATATTCAAATAA
- the topA gene encoding type I DNA topoisomerase, translating into MSKSLVIVESPAKAKTINKYLGHEYIVKSSIGHIRDLITNKLKNQYKNNIKTKKNPFLKNSKKNFFIKNIGIDPHNNWKAEYYILPGKEKIISELKNIAREVDHIYLATDLDREGEAIAWHLKEVIGGDISKFSRVVFNEITQHSIEKAFKNVIDINMNQVYAQQARRFMDRIVGYMISPLLWKKISKGLSAGRVQSVAVRIIAERENIIKNFISEEYWKVYVSFLFKDKHKIIMDITHFNNKKFYPKNKNEVNLAIDKIKQSSFFIKKLEKKIIYEEPPVPFITSTLQQSSSLSLGFSVKKTMFLAQKLYEEGYITYIRTDSYYLSNYALKKARVYIQEQYGKNYLPKKFNIHINKKSSQKAHEAIRPSNIEIQNINSNILNADAKKLYRLIWKQFISSQMKSAKYQSINIIIQSNLFKLQKKIKIILYDGWTKIFKKNNETIFKTSMFNVGHSVLLDEIIINQKFTKPLPRFTEASLVRELEKKGIGRPSTYSFIVSKIQERGYVKIKNNKFYAEKIGEILTVRLKKSFSNLVDYNFTANMEKKLDQIAENKLIWTTLLNNFFKDFSIQLEKAKKLPEEGGMELNTMVLTSIECSYCFKKMGIKNAITGVFLSCSGYNNSELKKRCKNTIDLVLIEDDLVIENNIKEVNYKKTKLHSQSINKCEKCHMFMNSYFINEKMKLHICTNNPSCIGYKIETGNFNSPLYLTKIVECEKCHSNMTLKIGRFGKFFICINQKCKNTRKILPNGDISPPKIEPIPFPELLCTKSNAWFVLREGISGIFFAANNFPKSRETRSPFVEELAKFQHLLPKKIHYLSTAPIRDDQENKTIVCFNRKNQEYYVASKKKGKFTGWSAIFRDNKWYVLNK; encoded by the coding sequence ATGTCAAAATCTCTTGTTATAGTAGAATCTCCAGCAAAAGCAAAAACTATAAATAAATATTTAGGTCATGAATATATCGTCAAATCTAGTATAGGACATATAAGAGATTTAATAACTAATAAATTGAAAAATCAATATAAAAATAACATTAAAACTAAAAAAAACCCTTTTTTGAAAAATAGTAAAAAAAATTTTTTTATTAAAAATATAGGTATTGATCCTCATAATAATTGGAAAGCTGAATATTATATTTTACCTGGAAAAGAAAAAATTATTTCTGAGTTGAAAAATATTGCTCGAGAAGTTGATCATATATATCTTGCTACAGATTTAGATAGAGAGGGAGAAGCAATAGCTTGGCATTTAAAAGAAGTGATAGGTGGTGATATTTCTAAATTTAGTCGTGTAGTATTTAACGAAATAACACAACATTCTATTGAAAAAGCATTTAAAAATGTTATTGATATTAACATGAATCAAGTCTATGCACAGCAAGCACGTCGTTTTATGGATCGAATTGTAGGTTATATGATTTCACCTTTATTATGGAAAAAAATTTCTAAAGGTTTATCTGCAGGACGTGTTCAATCTGTAGCAGTACGTATTATCGCAGAACGTGAAAATATTATAAAAAATTTTATATCTGAAGAATATTGGAAAGTATATGTATCTTTTTTATTCAAAGATAAACATAAGATTATTATGGATATAACACATTTTAATAATAAAAAATTTTACCCTAAAAATAAAAATGAAGTCAATTTAGCAATAGACAAAATTAAACAATCTTCATTTTTTATTAAAAAACTTGAAAAAAAAATTATTTATGAAGAACCACCTGTACCATTTATCACTTCTACTTTGCAACAATCTTCTAGTTTATCTTTAGGTTTTAGTGTGAAAAAAACAATGTTTTTAGCACAAAAATTATACGAAGAAGGTTATATAACTTATATAAGAACTGATTCTTATTATTTAAGTAATTATGCATTAAAAAAAGCCCGTGTATATATACAAGAACAATATGGAAAAAATTATTTACCTAAAAAATTTAATATACATATTAATAAAAAATCTTCTCAAAAAGCTCATGAAGCTATTAGACCTTCAAATATTGAAATACAAAATATAAATTCAAATATTTTAAATGCTGATGCTAAGAAATTATACAGATTAATTTGGAAACAATTCATATCTTCTCAAATGAAATCAGCTAAATATCAATCTATTAATATCATTATTCAGTCTAATTTATTTAAATTACAAAAAAAAATAAAAATTATTTTATATGATGGTTGGACAAAAATTTTCAAAAAAAACAACGAAACAATTTTTAAAACATCTATGTTTAATGTAGGTCACTCAGTACTTCTTGACGAAATTATAATTAATCAAAAATTTACCAAGCCTCTACCACGTTTTACAGAAGCGTCTTTAGTTCGTGAATTAGAAAAAAAAGGCATTGGAAGACCGTCTACTTATTCTTTTATTGTATCTAAAATACAAGAAAGAGGATATGTTAAAATTAAAAATAATAAATTTTATGCAGAAAAAATAGGAGAAATATTAACTGTAAGATTAAAAAAAAGTTTTAGCAATTTAGTTGATTATAATTTTACTGCGAATATGGAAAAAAAACTTGATCAAATTGCAGAAAATAAACTGATATGGACTACTTTGTTAAATAATTTTTTTAAAGATTTTTCTATACAATTAGAAAAAGCTAAAAAATTACCAGAAGAAGGTGGTATGGAACTCAATACTATGGTATTAACTTCTATCGAATGTTCTTATTGTTTTAAAAAAATGGGAATAAAAAATGCTATTACTGGTGTTTTTTTAAGTTGTTCAGGCTATAATAATTCTGAACTTAAAAAACGTTGCAAAAACACTATCGATCTTGTTTTAATAGAAGATGATCTTGTTATAGAAAATAATATCAAAGAAGTTAACTATAAAAAAACAAAATTACATTCTCAATCAATTAATAAATGTGAAAAATGTCATATGTTTATGAATAGTTACTTTATTAATGAAAAAATGAAATTACATATTTGCACTAATAATCCTAGTTGTATCGGTTATAAAATTGAAACAGGAAATTTTAATAGTCCTCTTTATTTAACTAAAATTGTAGAATGTGAAAAATGTCATAGTAATATGACATTAAAAATAGGTCGATTTGGAAAATTTTTTATATGTATTAATCAAAAATGCAAAAATACAAGAAAAATTTTACCTAATGGTGATATATCCCCTCCAAAAATTGAACCTATTCCATTTCCAGAATTATTATGTACTAAATCTAATGCATGGTTTGTGTTACGAGAAGGTATTTCTGGTATTTTTTTCGCTGCAAATAATTTTCCTAAATCACGTGAAACTAGATCTCCATTTGTAGAAGAACTAGCTAAATTTCAACACTTATTGCCTAAAAAAATACACTACTTATCTACTGCCCCCATAAGAGATGATCAAGAAAATAAGACAATAGTATGTTTTAATAGAAAGAATCAAGAATATTATGTTGCTTCTAAAAAAAAAGGAAAATTTACCGGTTGGTCAGCTATATTTCGTGATAATAAATGGTATGTTTTAAATAAATAA